From the Saccharobesus litoralis genome, one window contains:
- a CDS encoding PhoH family protein, translating to MSNKLETLDLFLEPADNSRLASLCGPFDDNIQHIERRLGVEITYRQNAFKIMGKNQSVFAAAELLKKLYVETQPVKGKQPDLEPDQVHLAIQELKVLEQAQDEGEVGSETFIKTKRGVVKPRNPNQSQYVANILTHDITFGIGPAGTGKTYLAVACAVDALERQEVRRILLTRPAVEAGEKLGFLPGDLSQKVDPYLRPLYDALFEMLGFEKVERLIERNVIEIAPLAYMRGRTLNDAFIILDESQNTTTEQMKMFLTRIGFNSKAVITGDITQIDLPRGAKSGLRHAIEVLQDVEELSFNFFRSHDVVRHPVVQRVVVAYDKWDEKQKREQIERAKARDAVQQAATSASE from the coding sequence TTGTCGAATAAATTAGAAACGCTGGATCTATTTTTAGAGCCAGCAGATAACAGTCGTCTTGCCAGTTTATGTGGTCCGTTTGATGACAACATTCAGCATATTGAGCGTCGATTAGGGGTTGAGATCACGTATCGTCAAAATGCTTTTAAAATTATGGGCAAAAATCAGTCTGTATTTGCGGCCGCTGAACTATTAAAAAAGCTCTATGTCGAAACTCAACCAGTTAAAGGTAAGCAACCTGATTTAGAACCCGACCAAGTTCATCTTGCTATTCAAGAGCTTAAAGTGCTTGAGCAAGCGCAAGACGAAGGTGAAGTGGGGAGCGAAACATTTATTAAAACTAAACGTGGTGTGGTTAAACCGCGTAATCCTAACCAAAGCCAATATGTGGCGAATATACTGACTCATGATATTACGTTTGGCATTGGTCCTGCGGGTACGGGTAAAACCTATTTAGCGGTAGCTTGTGCAGTCGACGCGCTTGAACGTCAAGAAGTCCGTCGTATATTACTGACTCGACCAGCAGTTGAAGCGGGTGAGAAACTTGGCTTTTTACCCGGCGATTTATCACAGAAAGTTGATCCTTACTTGCGACCTTTATATGACGCCTTATTTGAGATGCTAGGCTTTGAAAAAGTCGAGCGCTTAATCGAGCGAAATGTCATTGAAATAGCGCCTTTGGCATACATGCGTGGCCGGACGTTAAACGATGCGTTTATTATTTTGGATGAAAGCCAAAATACCACCACTGAGCAAATGAAGATGTTTTTAACTCGCATAGGGTTTAACTCTAAAGCTGTGATCACAGGGGATATTACGCAAATCGATTTACCGCGTGGGGCTAAATCGGGTTTACGCCATGCCATTGAAGTATTGCAAGACGTTGAAGAGTTGAGTTTTAATTTCTTCCGTTCACATGATGTTGTGCGTCACCCTGTGGTACAACGCGTTGTTGTGGCTTATGACAAATGGGATGAAAAGCAAAAGCGCGAGCAAATTGAACGAGCTAAAGCGCGAGATGCCGTGCAGCAAGCTGCAACGTCAGCTAGCGAATAG
- a CDS encoding zinc ribbon-containing protein has product MAKDNGYQSLVNKLNDWLDDVEKHEIADIAKGVEFLKEWANTGFEVSAEQVQRKMQWLTRDLQTFYQDYQTEVNESLYYRSMKDRLWHTLAEMTDKTQLEWRNITADFSHEGNYQAGEEIAIGELICKQCGNKHRVEYVQTIQPCTECEHKHFIRLNALP; this is encoded by the coding sequence ATGGCAAAAGATAACGGCTACCAATCTTTGGTCAATAAACTGAATGATTGGCTAGATGATGTAGAAAAACATGAAATTGCAGATATAGCTAAAGGTGTCGAGTTTTTAAAAGAATGGGCAAACACAGGGTTCGAGGTAAGCGCAGAGCAAGTGCAGCGAAAAATGCAATGGCTAACCCGTGATTTGCAAACGTTTTATCAGGACTATCAAACAGAAGTCAATGAATCGCTTTATTACCGCTCAATGAAAGATCGCCTCTGGCACACACTCGCCGAGATGACAGATAAAACGCAATTAGAATGGCGTAATATCACCGCTGACTTTAGCCACGAAGGCAACTATCAAGCGGGAGAAGAAATTGCGATTGGCGAATTAATTTGCAAGCAATGTGGTAACAAACATCGAGTTGAATATGTACAAACCATTCAACCTTGCACTGAATGCGAACATAAACACTTTATTCGGCTCAATGCCCTACCTTAA
- the holA gene encoding DNA polymerase III subunit delta — protein sequence MRIYPNQLERHIQQPLPNVIMVFGDEPYQVQQALDTLRQVAKQQGCEERIRWTHDNQFNWQLLMDEAQALSLFAMRKLIELEMPTAKPGRDGSKMLQQWCALPDNEHILLLWGGKLGQEQTKSKWFKEVDKHAWFIPVYDVEKDKLPNWLRQQCQQQGLNITANAIELLAHLFEGNLLSAAQEITRLSLLYPNQPIDVVEIEQVVSDQSRFTVFQLVDDLLLGNFDRASHVLQRLQGEELEPVIIAWALQKEAEILAQLVAAQQAGQSIDALFKSLRIWQQKQGLYRQAMQRLNSQSIEIILSSLAHFDLSYKTNGLKHPYTMLAHCCALFTGDPRLQSLTKTMVA from the coding sequence ATGCGCATTTACCCTAATCAACTCGAACGCCACATACAGCAACCTTTACCTAACGTGATCATGGTATTTGGTGATGAGCCCTATCAGGTGCAGCAAGCGCTCGATACTTTGCGCCAAGTTGCCAAGCAACAAGGGTGTGAGGAACGCATTCGCTGGACACATGATAACCAGTTCAATTGGCAATTGTTAATGGACGAAGCGCAAGCTTTGTCGTTGTTTGCTATGCGTAAGTTGATTGAGTTGGAAATGCCGACAGCCAAACCCGGGCGCGATGGCAGTAAAATGCTACAGCAGTGGTGCGCTTTACCGGATAACGAGCATATTTTACTGTTGTGGGGCGGTAAGTTAGGCCAAGAGCAAACCAAGAGTAAATGGTTTAAAGAAGTCGACAAGCATGCTTGGTTTATTCCTGTGTATGATGTGGAAAAAGACAAGCTGCCTAATTGGTTGCGTCAACAGTGCCAACAGCAAGGCTTAAATATTACGGCTAATGCTATCGAATTGTTAGCGCACTTATTCGAAGGTAATTTACTCAGCGCTGCGCAAGAGATTACACGCTTGTCACTGTTATACCCAAACCAGCCGATCGATGTGGTTGAAATTGAACAAGTGGTGTCGGATCAATCTCGATTTACCGTTTTTCAATTAGTCGATGATCTATTGCTAGGTAATTTTGATCGTGCGAGTCATGTGTTGCAGCGTTTACAAGGTGAAGAGCTAGAGCCTGTAATTATTGCTTGGGCATTGCAAAAAGAAGCTGAAATTTTGGCTCAGTTAGTCGCAGCCCAGCAGGCAGGGCAAAGTATTGACGCTTTATTTAAATCCTTGCGAATTTGGCAACAGAAACAAGGCTTGTATCGTCAAGCTATGCAGCGTCTTAACAGCCAGAGTATCGAAATTATTCTGTCATCCTTGGCCCATTTTGATTTAAGTTATAAAACCAATGGCTTAAAGCATCCGTATACTATGTTGGCGCATTGTTGTGCCTTGTTTACGGGTGATCCAAGATTACAATCGTTAACCAAAACCATGGTTGCTTAG
- the rlmH gene encoding 23S rRNA (pseudouridine(1915)-N(3))-methyltransferase RlmH, protein MKIQMVAVGTKMPTWVTQGFNEYLRRFPRDCELFLTEIAAGKRGKNADIARILAKEGESTLAAIPKGNRIVTLEVTGKPWDTHQLAKQLQVWQHDGRDVSLLIGGPEGLAPSCIQASEQKWSLSPLTLPHPLVRVLVAESLYRAWSLNNNHPYHRE, encoded by the coding sequence ATGAAAATTCAAATGGTTGCGGTTGGCACAAAAATGCCAACTTGGGTTACACAAGGCTTTAATGAATATTTACGCCGTTTTCCTCGTGATTGTGAGTTGTTTCTTACAGAAATTGCTGCTGGCAAACGGGGTAAAAATGCCGACATCGCGCGCATTCTGGCGAAAGAGGGTGAGTCGACTTTGGCTGCCATCCCCAAAGGTAATCGTATTGTTACATTGGAAGTGACAGGTAAACCTTGGGATACCCATCAGCTAGCCAAACAGTTACAAGTCTGGCAACATGATGGTCGTGATGTTAGCTTGTTGATTGGTGGCCCTGAAGGATTAGCGCCAAGCTGCATTCAAGCTTCTGAACAAAAATGGTCATTGTCACCACTAACCTTACCTCATCCTTTGGTACGGGTTTTGGTTGCTGAAAGCTTGTATCGGGCTTGGAGCTTAAACAATAACCATCCTTATCACAGAGAATAA
- the leuS gene encoding leucine--tRNA ligase: MQQEYNPQQIEQDVQSYWEENKVFEVKADPSKEKFYCLSMFPYPSGKLHMGHVRNYTLGDVVSRYQRMQGKNVMQPMGWDSFGLPAENAAIKNKTAPAKWTYANIDDMKTQLKQLGFGYDWSREVTTCSPEYYRWEQWFFTKLYEKGLVYKKMATVNWDPVDQTVLANEQVVDGRGWRSGALVEQKEIPQWFIKITDYAEELLNDLDQLDGWPEQVKTMQRNWIGRSEGLEIDFHIASIATDFTVYTTRPDTLMGVTYVALAAQHPICLAAAENNPELAKFVEECKNSKVAEADMATMEKKGVDTGLRAIHPLTGEEVPVWAANFVLMDYGTGAVMSVPGHDQRDYEFATNYGLTIKQVIAPVEGSELQADLSKEAFTERGVLVNSAEFDGLDFDGAFKAIAAKLEGLGKGKVTVNYRLRDWGVSRQRYWGAPIPILNLENGEAVGVPEEQLPVVLPEDVEMDGVTSPIKSNPEWAQTTYNGQPALRETDTFDTFMESSWYYARYCCANDDTQMLDPAEANYWLPVDQYIGGIEHAILHLLYSRFYHKLLRDVGLVESDEPFKRLLCQGMVLAETFYREDANGGKSWYSPADVEIEHDDKGGVKSATYVPDGQPVIPAGVTKMSKSKNNGIDPQLVIDKYGADTVRLFMMFTAPPEQTLEWSDSGVEGAHRFIKRLWRLAYELNQAGDKVELDKASLTGAQKNLRREVHKAIAKVSDDVGRRQTFNTAVAAIMELMNKLIKAPLAQAQDRAVIQEALEAVTLMLAPITPHLSHALWQALGQTTAVETASWPQADQSAMVEDEKLIIVQVNGKLRAKLTVPADASQEAVQALADAEENVTKFTEGKTVRKVIYVPGKLLNIVAN, translated from the coding sequence ATGCAACAAGAATATAATCCGCAGCAAATCGAACAAGACGTTCAGTCTTATTGGGAAGAGAACAAAGTCTTTGAAGTTAAGGCTGATCCATCAAAAGAAAAGTTTTACTGTCTTTCTATGTTTCCTTACCCAAGTGGTAAGTTGCATATGGGGCACGTACGTAATTATACCTTAGGTGACGTTGTGTCACGCTACCAAAGAATGCAAGGCAAAAATGTCATGCAACCTATGGGGTGGGACTCTTTTGGTTTGCCAGCGGAAAATGCCGCGATTAAAAATAAAACGGCCCCTGCTAAGTGGACATATGCCAACATAGATGACATGAAAACCCAATTAAAACAATTAGGGTTTGGCTATGACTGGAGCCGTGAAGTCACAACCTGTTCACCAGAATATTATCGATGGGAGCAATGGTTTTTCACTAAGTTGTACGAGAAAGGCTTAGTTTATAAAAAAATGGCTACGGTTAACTGGGACCCAGTTGATCAAACGGTATTAGCCAACGAGCAAGTGGTTGATGGCCGTGGTTGGCGTTCTGGTGCTTTGGTTGAGCAAAAAGAAATTCCTCAGTGGTTTATTAAAATTACCGATTATGCTGAAGAGCTATTAAATGATCTTGATCAGCTTGATGGCTGGCCTGAGCAAGTTAAAACCATGCAGCGTAATTGGATTGGTCGCTCTGAAGGCTTAGAAATAGACTTTCATATTGCGTCAATCGCAACCGATTTTACGGTTTATACCACACGTCCTGATACATTAATGGGTGTGACTTACGTGGCGTTAGCGGCTCAACACCCAATTTGCTTGGCGGCGGCAGAAAACAACCCAGAGCTGGCTAAGTTTGTTGAAGAATGCAAAAACAGCAAAGTGGCTGAAGCCGACATGGCTACCATGGAGAAAAAAGGTGTTGATACCGGCTTGCGTGCCATTCACCCATTAACTGGCGAAGAAGTGCCAGTATGGGCGGCTAACTTTGTATTAATGGACTATGGTACTGGCGCGGTTATGTCGGTGCCAGGGCATGATCAACGCGATTATGAGTTCGCCACTAACTATGGTTTAACCATTAAGCAAGTTATCGCGCCTGTTGAAGGCAGTGAGTTACAAGCAGACTTAAGCAAAGAAGCCTTTACCGAGCGTGGCGTATTAGTTAATTCAGCTGAATTTGATGGTTTGGATTTTGACGGTGCATTTAAAGCCATTGCCGCTAAGCTAGAAGGCTTAGGTAAAGGTAAAGTGACGGTTAATTATCGCTTACGTGATTGGGGTGTTTCTCGTCAGCGTTATTGGGGGGCGCCAATCCCTATTCTTAATTTAGAGAATGGTGAAGCCGTGGGTGTACCTGAAGAACAATTACCGGTTGTGTTACCGGAAGATGTTGAAATGGATGGCGTTACTTCACCGATCAAGTCTAACCCTGAGTGGGCTCAAACCACCTATAACGGTCAACCGGCACTACGTGAAACTGACACTTTTGATACCTTTATGGAATCAAGTTGGTACTACGCGCGTTACTGCTGTGCTAACGATGATACGCAAATGCTGGATCCAGCCGAAGCTAACTATTGGTTACCGGTTGATCAATATATTGGTGGTATCGAACACGCCATTTTACATTTATTGTATTCTCGTTTTTACCACAAGTTATTACGTGATGTTGGCTTAGTTGAGTCAGATGAACCGTTTAAACGTTTGCTTTGTCAAGGCATGGTGTTAGCGGAAACGTTTTATCGTGAAGATGCCAATGGCGGTAAAAGCTGGTATTCACCTGCCGATGTTGAAATAGAGCATGACGATAAAGGTGGTGTGAAAAGCGCAACATATGTACCAGATGGCCAACCTGTTATTCCGGCTGGCGTGACGAAAATGTCTAAGTCAAAGAATAATGGTATTGATCCGCAGTTAGTTATTGATAAATACGGCGCAGACACAGTTCGTTTGTTTATGATGTTTACCGCACCTCCGGAGCAAACATTAGAATGGTCTGATTCAGGCGTGGAAGGTGCCCATCGCTTTATTAAACGTTTATGGCGTTTAGCCTACGAGTTAAACCAAGCGGGAGATAAAGTTGAGCTGGACAAAGCGAGTTTAACCGGCGCGCAAAAAAACTTACGTCGCGAAGTACACAAAGCCATTGCTAAAGTGAGTGATGATGTTGGTCGTCGCCAAACGTTTAATACCGCTGTTGCGGCTATTATGGAGTTAATGAATAAGCTAATTAAAGCGCCATTAGCCCAAGCTCAAGACAGAGCCGTTATTCAAGAAGCGCTTGAAGCGGTAACCTTAATGCTTGCGCCAATCACTCCTCATTTATCGCATGCGTTATGGCAAGCTTTGGGTCAAACAACGGCAGTTGAAACAGCATCTTGGCCACAAGCTGACCAGTCAGCCATGGTTGAAGACGAGAAGCTGATTATTGTGCAAGTTAACGGTAAGTTGCGTGCAAAATTGACAGTGCCAGCTGACGCGAGCCAAGAGGCTGTTCAGGCATTAGCTGATGCAGAAGAAAACGTCACTAAATTTACCGAGGGTAAAACCGTACGTAAAGTGATTTATGTGCCGGGTAAATTATTAAATATTGTGGCTAACTAG
- the corC gene encoding CNNM family magnesium/cobalt transport protein CorC (CorC(YbeX) belongs to the Cyclin M Mg2+ Exporter (CNNM) family, and was characterized as belonging to a set of three proteins, at least one of which must be present for CorA to function.), which yields MSDENPHSMSGSSQKSWLEKLGQIFAGEPKNKEDLQEIFDVATERSVIDSETKSMIEGVLDISEMRIRDIMIPRSQMVTIDLAQPIDEYLPIIIESAHSRFPVVSEDKDHIEGILLAKDLLKYGFNPEPEFALNELLREAFIVPESKRVDAMLKEFKARRSHMAIVVDEFGGVSGLVTIEDILELIVGDIEDEHDADDPEDIRKLSERLYSVAALTPIDEFNSYFSTVFESEDADTIGGIVLHQFGRMPERGELVEIEGFQFKVINADMRRILQLQVTLPKMDAALATEN from the coding sequence ATGAGCGACGAAAACCCTCACTCTATGAGCGGTTCCTCTCAGAAATCTTGGCTAGAAAAATTAGGCCAAATTTTTGCGGGTGAGCCGAAAAATAAAGAAGACTTGCAAGAAATATTCGATGTAGCCACTGAACGTTCAGTCATTGATAGTGAAACTAAATCTATGATTGAGGGCGTGTTGGATATTTCAGAAATGCGTATTCGTGACATTATGATCCCCCGATCGCAGATGGTCACTATCGATTTAGCGCAACCTATCGACGAATACCTGCCGATTATTATTGAATCTGCTCATTCTCGCTTTCCTGTGGTCAGTGAAGATAAGGACCATATTGAAGGTATCTTACTTGCCAAAGATCTACTCAAATACGGATTTAATCCAGAGCCAGAATTTGCGTTAAACGAATTATTGCGCGAAGCCTTTATTGTGCCAGAAAGCAAGCGCGTTGATGCCATGCTTAAAGAGTTTAAAGCGCGCCGCTCACATATGGCGATTGTGGTTGATGAGTTTGGCGGTGTATCAGGCTTGGTGACGATTGAAGACATTCTTGAGCTGATTGTCGGCGATATAGAAGACGAGCACGATGCAGATGACCCAGAAGATATTCGCAAGCTAAGTGAGCGTTTATATTCTGTTGCTGCGTTAACTCCAATTGATGAGTTTAATAGTTATTTCTCAACGGTTTTTGAAAGTGAGGATGCCGATACTATTGGTGGTATTGTTTTGCATCAATTTGGTCGTATGCCTGAGCGTGGTGAATTGGTTGAGATCGAAGGTTTCCAATTTAAAGTGATCAATGCTGATATGCGCCGGATCCTGCAATTGCAAGTCACTCTACCTAAAATGGATGCAGCGTTAGCCACCGAGAACTAA
- the ybeY gene encoding rRNA maturation RNase YbeY, translating to MQLDLQIACQAENLPSESNMQVWLDAVLAFENKDLASEVTVRVVELAESQQLNKDYRGKDKPTNVLSFPFQAPAGIELPLLGDLVICADVVAQEAQEQGKTLNAHWAHMLVHGCLHLLGYDHIEDDEAEIMEGKERQILAQLSFDDPYAADH from the coding sequence ATGCAACTCGATTTACAAATAGCTTGTCAGGCTGAAAACCTGCCGTCTGAATCTAACATGCAAGTTTGGTTAGATGCTGTACTGGCGTTTGAAAACAAAGACCTCGCTAGCGAAGTCACGGTGCGAGTGGTTGAATTAGCGGAAAGTCAGCAGCTCAATAAGGATTACAGAGGCAAAGATAAACCAACCAATGTGTTGTCGTTTCCTTTTCAAGCCCCTGCTGGTATTGAGTTACCCTTACTGGGTGATTTAGTGATTTGTGCTGATGTGGTTGCGCAAGAAGCCCAAGAACAAGGTAAAACGCTAAATGCTCACTGGGCTCATATGCTGGTACACGGCTGCCTACACTTATTAGGCTATGATCATATTGAAGATGATGAAGCTGAAATTATGGAAGGCAAAGAGCGGCAAATTTTAGCGCAATTGTCCTTTGATGATCCCTACGCAGCCGACCATTAA
- the lnt gene encoding apolipoprotein N-acyltransferase, whose amino-acid sequence MKAIFWLLCLLLMLAGSLSPLAFSPYEFWLLPLAQFSLLLFILDKYPHFSAFKLGWAFGLGWFASGLSWVHVSIDQFGGLPLAVSALMVLLLGAYLALFSGLAAWLASRFSYLVNSRILLFAPAWALTEWLRSFLLTGFPWLSLGYSQLSSPFASWLPILGEYGTSVIVVLCLSCLVVLSRQIMAKQILSRSLILTMVIMALATLLGHTTTWYQVTDKKVELALVQGNIEQQNRWAPEKMWPTMLKYLDLSRPHYEQADIIIWPEAAVPVIEKHANDYLSDIDKAVSIQKAALVTGVVDYNFDKQSYFNSMISLGIKQPEDTLGHYQYDHSNRYSKHHLLPIGEFVPFESLLRPLAPIFDLPHSSFKRGDFVQDNLIAKGFHLLPALCYEIVFPEQIRANITPNTDFILTLSNDAWFGSSVGPHQHLQIARMRAKEFGIPVVRVTNNGITAIVNAEGDIVAQAPQFEEAVVNYSLAINQSMTPFLYWGNWPVWILCAVGFSFLMVVNRKRAVNNSPVVVAKS is encoded by the coding sequence ATGAAAGCTATTTTTTGGTTGTTATGCCTGCTACTGATGTTAGCAGGCAGCTTGAGCCCTTTGGCCTTTTCCCCTTATGAGTTTTGGCTGCTTCCTTTAGCTCAATTTTCCCTTCTACTTTTTATTCTTGATAAATATCCTCACTTTAGTGCGTTTAAGCTGGGCTGGGCGTTTGGCTTAGGTTGGTTTGCCAGTGGCTTAAGTTGGGTGCATGTGAGTATTGACCAATTTGGCGGATTACCACTGGCTGTATCAGCACTAATGGTGTTGCTACTTGGTGCTTATTTGGCTTTATTTAGCGGATTAGCGGCTTGGTTGGCGAGTCGTTTTAGTTATTTAGTTAATAGTCGGATTTTATTGTTTGCCCCGGCCTGGGCTTTGACTGAATGGCTGCGCAGCTTTTTATTGACGGGCTTTCCTTGGTTGTCACTAGGATATAGTCAATTATCTAGCCCGTTTGCCAGTTGGTTACCCATATTGGGTGAATATGGCACTAGTGTTATTGTCGTATTGTGTTTGTCTTGTTTGGTGGTTTTGAGCAGACAAATAATGGCCAAGCAAATTTTGTCGCGGTCACTTATATTAACTATGGTGATCATGGCGTTAGCCACTTTGCTAGGTCATACTACCACTTGGTATCAAGTTACCGACAAAAAAGTTGAGCTGGCTTTAGTGCAAGGCAATATAGAGCAACAAAATCGTTGGGCGCCTGAGAAAATGTGGCCAACTATGCTTAAGTATTTAGATTTAAGCCGGCCTCATTATGAACAAGCGGATATTATTATTTGGCCCGAGGCCGCTGTGCCCGTAATTGAAAAACACGCTAACGATTATCTTTCTGATATAGATAAAGCGGTGAGTATTCAAAAGGCGGCACTGGTGACTGGGGTGGTTGATTATAATTTTGATAAGCAAAGTTATTTCAATAGCATGATTAGCTTAGGTATCAAACAACCCGAAGATACTTTAGGCCATTATCAGTACGATCATTCTAATCGCTATTCCAAGCATCACTTATTGCCGATTGGCGAGTTTGTGCCTTTTGAAAGCCTTCTTAGGCCATTAGCGCCGATTTTTGATTTACCTCACTCATCGTTTAAGCGCGGTGATTTCGTGCAAGACAATCTAATTGCTAAGGGTTTTCATCTATTGCCTGCGCTGTGTTACGAAATTGTATTTCCCGAGCAGATCCGCGCTAATATCACCCCGAATACCGATTTTATTTTAACCCTAAGCAATGATGCTTGGTTTGGTAGTTCTGTTGGCCCACATCAACATTTGCAGATTGCGCGTATGCGCGCCAAAGAATTTGGTATACCGGTTGTCCGTGTTACCAATAATGGCATTACCGCTATTGTCAACGCAGAAGGGGATATAGTGGCTCAAGCACCGCAGTTTGAAGAGGCTGTTGTTAATTATTCCTTGGCGATAAACCAATCGATGACGCCGTTTTTATATTGGGGTAATTGGCCAGTTTGGATCCTGTGTGCTGTTGGTTTTAGTTTTTTGATGGTGGTTAACCGCAAGCGAGCCGTAAACAACTCACCTGTGGTTGTTGCTAAATCCTAG
- a CDS encoding LPS-assembly lipoprotein LptE has protein sequence MLKSFQKSLTKLISLITLMSLVTSCGFQLRGSYEVPAFLKNICMDSRGDKLLRVEVKEQLVIGGINIDNPALCARLSIIDDKLERRTLSLFPNGQVAEYELIYSVVYLIEIGESQPRRFSVEILRDYQDNPDAVLAKNREMNLILKEMRKDAASRIVRQLASIRY, from the coding sequence GTGCTGAAATCGTTTCAAAAGAGCTTAACTAAACTCATTAGCCTAATCACGTTAATGAGTTTAGTGACTAGTTGTGGTTTTCAACTTCGTGGTAGTTATGAAGTACCGGCATTTTTAAAGAACATTTGTATGGATAGCCGGGGCGACAAACTATTGCGAGTTGAAGTGAAAGAGCAATTGGTAATCGGTGGTATCAATATTGATAATCCAGCGCTCTGCGCTCGCTTATCGATTATTGATGATAAATTAGAACGCCGAACCTTGTCTTTGTTTCCCAATGGTCAGGTTGCAGAATATGAACTTATTTATTCTGTAGTTTATCTCATCGAAATTGGCGAAAGTCAGCCACGACGTTTTTCGGTTGAAATTTTACGTGACTATCAAGATAACCCCGACGCGGTACTGGCTAAAAACCGCGAAATGAACTTAATTCTCAAGGAAATGCGTAAGGACGCTGCATCGCGGATTGTTAGGCAATTAGCCTCAATTCGCTACTAA
- the nadD gene encoding nicotinate-nucleotide adenylyltransferase, with protein MNKPTLLFGGTFDPIHNGHIQPILEIQEWLGADEIRLIPNRIPPHKARPETQDQHRVAMCQQVAAMYPQFVVDDIELTAPRISYSFDTFVELRQRYTTTPLCFVIGMDSLNSIHTWHRWQELLDYVHLVVAERGGYQTELHPDVQLWLAKNQTESYKCLENNLSGKILLVNSTKLKISSSYIRQRLSSGLDCRCLLPYAVHEYIEEHHLYLS; from the coding sequence ATGAATAAACCGACTTTGCTTTTTGGTGGCACATTTGACCCTATTCACAATGGTCATATTCAACCTATTTTGGAAATTCAGGAATGGCTAGGGGCAGACGAGATCCGTTTGATCCCGAATCGCATACCACCGCATAAAGCACGACCCGAAACGCAAGACCAGCATAGGGTGGCCATGTGCCAACAAGTGGCAGCTATGTATCCACAGTTTGTGGTGGATGATATCGAGCTAACAGCGCCGCGTATTTCGTATTCGTTTGATACCTTTGTTGAATTACGCCAGCGTTATACAACGACACCTTTGTGTTTTGTAATTGGTATGGATTCGTTAAACAGCATTCATACTTGGCACCGTTGGCAGGAATTATTGGATTATGTGCATTTGGTGGTGGCTGAGCGTGGTGGTTATCAAACTGAGCTGCACCCTGATGTACAGCTTTGGTTGGCAAAAAATCAAACAGAATCTTATAAATGCTTAGAAAATAACCTTTCAGGTAAGATCCTATTGGTGAATTCGACTAAGCTTAAAATATCGTCTTCGTATATTCGGCAACGCTTATCAAGTGGTTTAGATTGTCGTTGCTTGCTGCCGTATGCGGTACATGAATATATTGAAGAACATCATTTATATTTATCTTAG
- the rsfS gene encoding ribosome silencing factor, producing METQQLIDFAVDKIDDLKGRDVEVIDVSDKSSIMDFIIVCSGNSKTHVKSIGQHVATEAKHQGTPAIGIEGADFGEWVLVDFGSIVVHVMLDDTREFYQIEKLWQ from the coding sequence TTGGAGACGCAACAGTTAATCGATTTTGCAGTCGACAAAATTGATGATCTTAAAGGTCGTGACGTAGAAGTAATCGATGTTAGCGACAAATCCAGCATTATGGACTTTATTATCGTCTGTTCAGGTAATTCAAAAACTCATGTTAAATCTATCGGACAACATGTCGCGACTGAGGCTAAGCATCAAGGGACACCCGCAATAGGTATTGAAGGCGCTGATTTTGGTGAGTGGGTGTTGGTTGATTTTGGCTCAATTGTCGTGCATGTTATGTTGGATGACACCCGCGAATTTTATCAAATTGAAAAGCTCTGGCAGTAG